One Osmia bicornis bicornis unplaced genomic scaffold, iOsmBic2.1, whole genome shotgun sequence genomic window, ctaactgtttcgttattacaatatctacattgatataATATTACTGATTTatacccacagaccaatgtacatttaataactatgattattactatatctacattggatacaatgtaatactgatacgttccccccagatcaatgtacatataatagcagtttcgttattactatatctacattagatataattaatactgatccctaccacAGGTCAAtctacatataatagcagttttcgttattactatatctacaatagatataatgtaatatactgataccttcccacagatcaatatacatgtaataacagtatcgttttactatatctacattagatatgtaatatgcattaataacaatatcattattactatatctacattagatataatgtaatataatgatcccttccccccgatcaatgtacataatggcaatatccttattactatatctgcattagatctgctgcaatatactgattccttccccaCGAtcatgtacattgagtaacagtatcatttatactatatctacttggatatatgtaatatctgatgccttcccacagatcaatgtaatttggtaacaatatcgttattactatatctacgttggatacaatgtaatatactgataccttcccacagatcaatgtacatataacagtttcgttattactgttCAGGAATGgtggaaatcctggatggattgcgctgggaaagaattttacacttgctgggtcggtttcacaaattgatttatttgagtcaataAGTAAAATGATCGAACTTTGAACAAGCTAGCGTGATTTTGACATGAATCGGTTGAATGATTTGGCAATACAATGATTCGTCGTTGTTTGATACACACAAGAAAAGGGAATTGACTTTGTTGTAATGAGCGATGCAATGATTTGACATAAAATTACAcatgaattattatttcgaTCTGTCACCTGATCCGTTGAATTGACAATTGAATTGATCGGTAGTCGTGAACAATAAGccccgttaattatattaattcggtCCGCTATggtgatggtgcccgtgagCGCGTGCGAGAttgacacgtggttggcggctcacgtttcaatgaattatttgtaagTGAACATTACCTGGTGATCCTGGTCGCTAGCACTGTTGCGAGGGATCGTGAGTCGACAGTGAGCGTTTTGGTGATCTTGATCTGGTGTTTGAACTGCACTTAGAGAAATTCTTGAACAAACCTAATGAGCACTTGTTGCTTGCGGTGATCGATGATCAATAATGGcggcgttgcgcgcgagccggcgagaagacccctgctcacgcgttacctagatgggcaactcccgatcgataaatcgatcgaccgtgagcgccatcatggctgagcggattctcaaacatttcCGCCCGCCATCAGCAACTCGTTGATGATGTTTCTGCAGAGGTGAGCTCAGCTTGATGGTGAACAGGCAGGATGACAAGCTTGGTGATCGGTCTGACGAGAGTCGTGGTTGCAGTCTTCACGGTTGCAACCCTGGTGAGGGCATCCTTGCCGGGGTGAACTTCGGTCACTCTTGCGAGTGGCCACTTGCTCGGTGGAAGATGCTCGTTCGTGAGCAGCACCAACGAGCCTGTCTTGATGTCGTTCGATGGATGATGCCACTTTGAGATTGATTGAAGTCTCTGCAGGTAGTGTCGAGACCACTGAGACCAGAAGTGTTGAACCCTCTGCTGGATCAGTTGCCATTTCGACAATCTACCTGGTGAGACGTCGAGCAGTGATGGTTCTGGTATCGTGTTGAGCGCTGAACCGATGAGGAAGTGTCCTGGGGTGAGCGCAGAGATGTCGTCGGGATCGTCACTGAGCGGCTCCAATGGTCTTGAGTTGAGCACCGCTTCGATCTGTGTGAGGAGAGTGGAAAACTCTTCGAATGTTAGTAAGAGCTCACCAATTGTTCTCCTGAGATGGTACTTGATTGATTTCACCACAGCTTCCCATTTTCCTCCCATGTGAGGAGCAGCTGGTGGGTTGAACATCCATTGAGTGCTGTCAGCTGACAGAATCGATGCGATCTGTCGGTGCTCCTGTGAACTTGACGTGAACAGGCGTTTGAGCTCTGCCTGTGCTCCAATGAAATTTGTACCACAGTCAGAGTACAACTTGTGAGCGATCCCTCTTCGTGATGAGAATCTTCTGTAGGCTGCCAGAAATCCCTCGGTTGAGTAATCGCTGACAACCTCGAGGTGAACAGCTGATGAGGAGAAACATACGAACACGCAGATCCATCCTTTGATTGTTTTCGAGCCTCttccctttgaatttttcattgtgatCGGTCCTGCATAATCGACACCGGTGTGAGCGAATGGTCGTGATGGTGTGACTCGACAGAGAGGTAGTTGACCCATCATCTGACGAGCACGAATCCCCCTCTGACGAGCACACACGACACATCTCAAAATGTGAGATTTTACAGGAGCTCTGCCACCGATGATCCAGTACCGTTGTCGAATGTATGCGAGCGTGAGCTGCGTTCCTCCGTGAAATGTTCGCTTGTGAGCATCTTCAATGATGATCTTCGACAGGTGAGCGTCCCGTGGGAGGATCGCTGGATGTTTTTCATCCCTGCTGAGCGCTGTGTTTGTGAGTCTTCCTCCTACTCGTATTGTTCCCTGCGAATCGATGAAGGCGGTGAGGCGACTGAAGGGGTGAGTTGCAGGCAGGGTTGAGCCTGAGTTGAGCGTCTTGATTTCGCTGGTGAAATACAAGTGTTGAGTCGCGTGAATCCAAAAGAGCTGCGCCTTCTCCATGTCGCAGGATGGTATGATGATCACAGGAGGAGTTTCGAGCTTTCTCTTAAGCCGTGAGGCAAACCTGAAACAAAGTGCAGTCAGTCTATACAGCTTAATAAGAgatgaatatttgtaaatgagATCCCAATGATAACTTAGCTTTTGAGCTGAAGCAAAGAGTGAGACATTGGGTCTCACTTCGAGCTCGCTGTTTAAAGTTGAGAATTCCTTTTGCTCTGGCCAATGATCTTGATTTCGAGCCATCCATGGAGGACCTTTCCACCAAAGCTCTAATCGTTGAAGTTGATCTGTCGAAATGCCTCGTGAAGCACAGTCGGCTGGATTAGAAGTACCTGGAACATGCCTCCAATGCGCATTTGGAGTGAGTTCTTGGATCTGAATGACTCTGTTCCGAACATAATCCTTCCAACGTGATGCTTGCGATTTGATCCATATGAGCGAAACTTGAGAATCCGTCCACAGGTGCGTTGCCTTGATTTTTACCTTGAGCGTTGAttgaacatattttgtgagtttTGCCAATAGAAGTGCTGCAGACAACTCCAATCTTGGTATTGTGagcctcttcagtggtgcaaCCTTTGTCTTAGAGCAGACAAGTGACGTCATTGAGTCGTTGGACGGAGAGCTGACAGTGATATAAATCACTGCTGCCATGGCAAGTTGAGAAGCATCAGAGAATCCATGAATTTCTACAATTGAATTGCTCCATGTGTTGAACCATCTTGGGATCGATagcttggccaagctgttGAGATCTTCTCTGATGATGAACCATCGTGATACAATTTGAGACGGTAATGGATCGTCCCAATTGATTTTGTGTAGCCAGAGTTCTTGTAATAGCATTTTTGCTCGTACTATTACCGGTGAGACGAAACCTAATGGATCAAATATCCGAGCCACTTCGGACAATACGAGGCGTTTTGAGCACTTACTTGGTTGATCTGTGATCGTGGATGAAAAGCCAAAATTGTCGGTTTGAGGCATCCATTGAATTCCGAGTAATTTGGTAGTGCAGTCGTCAAATGATATGGGAGCTGACGATTGTGTGGATGACGAAACAGCCCGTAGAAGATCTGGGTGAGTCGcatgccattttgcgagtggaaatccGCCCGCGTTGCACAATGCAATCAGCTGTTGAGCGACCTCCACAAGTTCCGAAATTGAGTCTGCTCCTCCAAAGATATCGTCCACATATCTGCCATGTGTGAGCGAGGGCGTTGCCAGAGGGAATCGATGACCCTCATCGTGAACAAGTTGCATGAGTGCTCGTGTCGCCAGGAAGGGAGCCGCCTTCGTACCGTACGTGACAGTTGTGAGCTGGTAAGGGATGACGTTGCGGTCTTCATCGATCCAAAGGATTCGCTGGAGATCCCAATCATCCTTGTGAACTGCTACCTGGCGATACATTTTTGTGATGTCTGTGGCAAAAATGTGGTGATAATGGCGAAGCCAAATTAGAACATCTGTAACATTCAAGAGCAAATTAGCACCAGTATGCATTAAATCGTTGACTGATTTGCCTGATGTCGTAGCTTTTGATCCGTTGAATACAACCCTGAGCTTCGTTGTTGAACTGTCGAGACGTAGAACTCCATGGTGAGGCAAATAATATGGTTGAAGATGAGCAGAGGTCTGAGGTGTTGAACCGTCAGAAGAGACCCTCAACCCTCCTGATGCCGGAGCATCATGTGCCAAGGTCATCTCCCCATCAGGCCCAACGTTCTCAGCCTCTCTTGATGAGATTCGTTGGTGATCTGGAGCCTTTACCATGTGTCCCAATTCTTCGTACTCTTTCATGAACTCGACGTAGAGCTGGTTGTATGTTGAATCCTTGGAGAGTCGTCGCAACGTGCTTTGTAGACATCTTTGAGCAGTCTTGTGTGAATTGCCTAAGAGCAATGCTGGTGCCTTGAGTGGAATGCGAACGATGTACCTTCCAGTGTGATCACGAGTGTGAGTCGCACAGAAATGTGAttcgcattcttcttcctccggaGTGAGCGTGCTTGGAGTGTCCATTGGTGATTCCTCTTGAACCCAGAATTTGGTGAGCAGCTCTTGCAGATTGCTCTGGTCGTCTTGAGCAACTGCAAAGTGTGAATAATGAGTGGTTGAATGTGATTCGTTGACTGGGCCAATGACGAGCCATCCAAAAATGGAAAGTTGAGCAATTGGTGTTGTTGGTGAGCCCTTGATGATATTTGGCTTGATGATCCTTCCGTAGAAATCCGCTCCAATGATTAAATCGACTGGTCGTGGTGTCAAGAAATCATTGTCCGCCAACCTCAATTTTCTAATGTGAGGCCAATCCGGAGTTCTCATTGAGAACGATGGCAGGATTGTCGATACGGCTGTGAGCACGTGAGCCTGGATGCAGACAGTCTGCTGTGAATGCATCGACTGGAGTGTGACAGTGACCACACCCTTTGTTTCAGTTGATTTTGTTCCACCAACACCAATGATTGTGATGGATGATCTGTGTCTCCGAAGGTTGAGCAGACGGGTGAGTTCTTCGGAGATGAACGAGATTTCGGAACCTGGATCGATTAAGATGCGGATTTGGTGAGCTGTCGTTGAGGTGGTGAGCAGAGCTTGAGCGGTTGCAAGGAGTGTCTGGTGATCTGTTGGTTTAACGACTGCACCGAGGTCCTACTCGGTGGTTTGAGCAGATGAGGAGGCTGTTCTGGATGAGCCGGCTTGAGCTGGAGCCGTTTTCGGCTCGCCTTCATGAATCATCGTGTGATGCTTCTCCCCGCAGTGCTTACACTTTTGAGCTGACTTGCACGCTCGCACGCTGTGCCTGCCCAAGCAATTGTAGCACAGGCGTTTGTCCTCAATAGTTTGAGCTCGCACTTTCGGCGTCATACTCCTGAAGAGCGCGCATGCCACGATGTAATGTTGCCCTCCGCAACAGTCGCAACACTCGAAGGGCGATGGCCGTTCTAGGTGGGGCCTTTCGGTGGTGCGAGGAGCTGACTGCCGAGCTTGAGCTACAGGCCTTGCTGCGACTGCTGCGTGAGCTGGCCTGCTTGTGGTCGCCTGCTGAGCCTTCGGTTGAGCGGGCTTACTTTGAGCGGTCTTGCTGGCCGACGCTCTCGCCTTATCATCGGCCAACTGCTCCAGCGTTCTGATCCGTGAGGTGATGAACTCCATGGCCTCCTGGAAAGATGGATACTCTGTGGTGACCCCGAGGGTGGTCTCCCATCGCTCCTTTGTGGCGTGATCCATCTTCCTGCACACCTGATGGACGAGCAGGCAGTCACCGAGCTTACCTGGCTCGATCAGGTTCTGCACTGCGTGCCGAGTTTCCATGGCGGTTGACATGAGCTGGCTTAGCGCTTTCGCGTGATCTTGATCCATCGGCAGTGAGACCAATTGATCAAGGTGAGCCTGGACGAGACGCCGCTTATTTTCATAGCGCTGCTTGAGCATTTCGAGAGCTGCGGAGAGTGATGAGCCGATGAGCGGTAGGCTGGCCACGATTTGAGCTGGTTCTCCTCGCAGGCAACCCTTCAGGTAATAGAACTTCTCAACTTGGTCGAGATCGGGCTTTCCGCACACCACAGACGTGAACAGCTCCAGGAAAGACGGCCACTCCGTATAGTTGCCCGTGAACCGTGGCAACGCGATGTCGGGCAGCTTTGACTTAGAATAAGTCACCTTTCCTGGTTGAGCGGTCGTTTGAGCTGGCAGCTCCGCTGATCTTTTAGCGATGATCTTTTTGGCCTGAGTGCCGATCTGCTGCATCCGATAGTGGCAGTCCTCTGAGAAATACGGATGATCTGCCTGGGACTTCGGCCACACCACCTCAAAGTGTGCGTGTTCTTTGTTGAACACTTTGATGGCCTCGTCGAGCTGAGCCTTGGcgtcgtccagctcctccttgGAGAGACGTTCTGCTTCTTCCTTGAGGGAATTGAGAATGTCTTGAGCATTGCGGAGCCGTCCCTTTTGGGTCCGCACTTTGAGCTGCAGCTCGATCGGCAATTGATCTGTGGCCGTTGAGCGCGTTGCATGTGAGTGCGGCGACGGTGTGCGGCGAGCTGGTTCCGTTGCAACCAGAGCGGGCGATGAGCGGCCTGATGCGCTCTTTTCCGGCACCTCCAGCGACTCCTTTGAGCTGTCCATCTCGCTCCATTTATCGGATGATTTGGCTGCGTGAGCCATGGCTGATTAGCGTGATCTGTCTTGTTGAACTGGTGAGCGGATCTTCTTTATCGACCGTCGGGTCGGTGTTCTGGTCGCCACCTGGTGAGTGGCGAGAGTGTCAGTGAATTTGAATggaggagagaagagaaaatggCCGACCACCGAAAACCGTTACGAACACGAGACAAAGACTTGAGACGAACAATGATCAATTTTGTGAAAACCGAGTCCAGCAAGGGcgcaatccggctcgaaggaccaaatgttCAGGAATGgtggaaatcctggatggattgcgctgggaaagaattttacacttgctgggtcggtttcacaaattgatttatttgagtcaataAGTAAAATGATCGAACTTTGAACAAGCTAGCGTGATTTTGACATGAATCGGTTGAATGATTTGGCAATACAATGATTCGTCGTTGTTTGATACACACAAGAAAAGGGAATTGACTTTGTTGTAATGAGCGATGCAATGATTTGACATAAAATTACAcatgaattattatttcgaTCTGTCACCTGATCCGTTGAATTGACAATTGAATTGATCGGTAGTCGTGAACAATAAGccccgttaattatattaattcggtCCGCTATggtgatggtgcccgtgagCGCGTGCGAGAttgacacgtggttggcggctcacgtttcaatgaattatttgtaagTGAACATTACCTGGTGATCCTGGTCGCTAGCACTGTTGCGAGGGATCGTGAGTCGACAGTGAGCGTTTTGGTGATCTTGATCTGGTGTTTGAACTGCACTTAGAGAAATTCTTGAACAAACCTAATGAGCACTTGTTGCTTGCGGTGATCGATGATCAATAATGGcggcgttgcgcgcgagccggcgagaagacccctgctcacgcgttacctagatggtcgactcccgatcgataaatcgatcgaccgtgagcgccatcatggctg contains:
- the LOC123988867 gene encoding uncharacterized protein LOC123988867; translated protein: MRTPDWPHIRKLRLADNDFLTPRPVDLIIGADFYGRIIKPNIIKGSPTTPIAQLSIFGWLVIGPVNESHSTTHYSHFAVAQDDQSNLQELLTKFWVQEESPMDTPSTLTPEEEECESHFCATHTRDHTGRYIVRIPLKAPALLLGNSHKTAQRCLQSTLRRLSKDSTYNQLYVEFMKEYEELGHMVKAPDHQRISSREAENVGPDGEMTLAHDAPASGGLRVSSDGSTPQTSAHLQPYYLPHHGVLRLDSSTTKLRVVFNGSKATTSGKSVNDLMHTGANLLLNVTDVLIWLRHYHHIFATDITKMYRQVAVHKDDWDLQRILWIDEDRNVIPYQLTTVTYGTKAAPFLATRALMQLVHDEGHRFPLATPSLTHGRYVDDIFGGADSISELVEVAQQLIALCNAGGFPLAKWHATHPDLLRAVSSSTQSSAPISFDDCTTKLLGIQWMPQTDNFGFSSTITDQPSKCSKRLVLSEVARIFDPLGFVSPVIVRAKMLLQELWLHKINWDDPLPSQIVSRWFIIREDLNSLAKLSIPRWFNTWSNSIVEIHGFSDASQLAMAAVIYITVSSPSNDSMTSLVCSKTKVAPLKRLTIPRLELSAALLLAKLTKYVQSTLKVKIKATHLWTDSQVSLIWIKSQASRWKDYVRNRVIQIQELTPNAHWRHVPGTSNPADCASRGISTDQLQRLELWWKGPPWMARNQDHWPEQKEFSTLNSELEVRPNVSLFASAQKLSYHWDLIYKYSSLIKLYRLTALCFRFASRLKRKLETPPVIIIPSCDMEKAQLFWIHATQHLYFTSEIKTLNSGSTLPATHPFSRLTAFIDSQGTIRVGGRLTNTALSRDEKHPAILPRDAHLSKIIIEDAHKRTFHGGTQLTLAYIRQRYWIIGGRAPVKSHILRCVVCARQRGIRARQMMGQLPLCRVTPSRPFAHTGVDYAGPITMKNSKGRGSKTIKGWICVFVCFSSSAVHLEVVSDYSTEGFLAAYRRFSSRRGIAHKLYSDCGTNFIGAQAELKRLFTSSSQEHRQIASILSADSTQWMFNPPAAPHMGGKWEAVVKSIKYHLRRTIGELLLTFEEFSTLLTQIEAVLNSRPLEPLSDDPDDISALTPGHFLIGSALNTIPEPSLLDVSPGRLSKWQLIQQRVQHFWSQWSRHYLQRLQSISKWHHPSNDIKTGSLVLLTNEHLPPSKWPLARVTEVHPGKDALTRVATVKTATTTLVRPITKLVILPVHHQAELTSAETSSTSC